The Mannheimia granulomatis sequence AATTCGCTAATTTTTTTTGATTGGGCAGAGTATTCAGATAACGTTGTCCGGCTTCAAATAGATTTAACATAGCATTCTCTTAAAAATTTTTCCTCATTTTATCTAACTAGCGAAAATCTACAATAGATTAATGCAGTCTTGTCTAACAATTGCTATACTTTAGGTTAACTTTTTTTACACCAATTGAAAGGATATTTTATGCAAATTAAATTTGCGGATTTATTACAAGAAAGCTGGAATTTTATGCGTAATCAGCAGCGTTTCGCGCTGATTGCTATAGTGACTATTGTGATTGTACAACTTGCCGTAATTTTTTTATTTCCTCATGAGCCGAGTTCTATTTCTCAACAACAAATTGATTCTCGACAAATTGAGCTGCCGAACATGCTGCCAACTATTTTATTAGGTGTAGCAAATTCTTTTATCAGTTTATTAATAGTTTTAAATATTCAATCGATTAATAATGGATATTATCGGCACTTTTTTCAGCATACAGCAGAGGCATTAAAAGCATTTTTTCCGGTGTTGTTATTGAATTTTGTGATGATCTTACCGCTTTCGTTAGGGGCCAGTATTGCTATGGGAAGTGCTGATATGATGATTCTGGCATTCCCGATGATTATAATCGGCTTTTATTGGTTTTTTAAATTATGCCTTGTTATTTATGTTTATCTGCTGGAAAAACCACAAAAAGGGTTAATGGAAACGATTAAATTTACCCTACAACTATCGCGTGGAAGAATGTTACCATTAGTGTTATTCTGCGTAATTTCTTATGTAGTACCGGGGATTTTATCTCGAATCTTCTCGGGTTTTGGGAGCAGTTTTGTTGGTGTGCTTATTACAATCATTTTAAGTACGTTAATTAGTGTATTTATAGCGATTTTCAGCTTCCGTTTTTATCAAGTTTATCGCCAATCACCAGCAAATTACTAGGAGATTTCATGAAGCAGTTACTTGAATTTATTCCGCTGATTCTATTTTTTGTTGTGTACAAAATGTCCGGCATTCAGATGGCATCTATTGTGCTGGTTCTTGCAACCATTGCTCAAATGGTTGCTTTAAAAGTGTTGTATGGAAAAATAGAAAAGCAGCAAGCTATTATGGGGGGAGCCGTTGTTTTCTTTGGCTTATTAAGTGCTTATTTTAACGAAGTCAAATATTTACAATGGAAGGTGACGATTGTCTATTCCCTTTTTGCTTTAGTTTTATTGGTGAGTCAGTTTGGGTTTAAAACCCCATTAATTAAAAAATTATTGGGAAAAGAACTTCAATTACCAGATAAAGTCTGGAATAAGCTCAATTTAGGCTGGGCGTTGTTCTTTGTACTCTGTATGTTGTTGAACATTTATATCAGTCAA is a genomic window containing:
- a CDS encoding ABC transporter permease; the protein is MQIKFADLLQESWNFMRNQQRFALIAIVTIVIVQLAVIFLFPHEPSSISQQQIDSRQIELPNMLPTILLGVANSFISLLIVLNIQSINNGYYRHFFQHTAEALKAFFPVLLLNFVMILPLSLGASIAMGSADMMILAFPMIIIGFYWFFKLCLVIYVYLLEKPQKGLMETIKFTLQLSRGRMLPLVLFCVISYVVPGILSRIFSGFGSSFVGVLITIILSTLISVFIAIFSFRFYQVYRQSPANY
- a CDS encoding septation protein A — its product is MKQLLEFIPLILFFVVYKMSGIQMASIVLVLATIAQMVALKVLYGKIEKQQAIMGGAVVFFGLLSAYFNEVKYLQWKVTIVYSLFALVLLVSQFGFKTPLIKKLLGKELQLPDKVWNKLNLGWALFFVLCMLLNIYISQYFSEEIWVDFKSFGIIGLTLVATIATGFVIYPYLKNAEKQEQQNEK